One Oscillospiraceae bacterium genomic region harbors:
- a CDS encoding excinuclease ABC subunit UvrA, which yields MPTKEAIKIRGARVHNLKNIDVDIPLGKIVGIAGVSGSGKSSLALGVLYAEGSRRYLDALSTYTRRRMTQAAKASVDEVLYVPAALALHQRPGVPGIRSTFGTGTELLNSLRLMFSRLASHRCPNGHYLPPSLAVAAEKPLICPTCGATVCAPSAEELAFNSQGACRTCDGTGTVRTVDLATLVPDPTLSIDDGAVAPWNSLMWSLMTDVCRAMGVRTDVPFNQLTDAEKEIVYHGPAEKKHIFYKAKNTPEAGELDFTYYNAVYTVENALAKVKDEKGMKRVEKFLKQETCPACHGTRLSEAARAPRLQGISLADACTMPLAELTQWVDRVPASLPAEMRPMAESICESFRTAARRLMDLGLDYLSLDRAASTLSTGERQRMQLARAVRNRTTGVLYVLDEPSIGLHPANIVGLTGVMHDLVEDGNSVVLVDHDTQVLAESDWIIEMGPEAGAGGGYVIAQGTVPEIEQDSKSIIGPFLRPAAAALPAGAGKSDLFAEGRIHLSTDAIHTVHPLEIDIPKGRLTVVTGVSGSGKTTLILESLVPALAASTAGRPLPSHVKAVTAEGIEQVKLIDATPIGINVRSTVATYANVHDELRKIFSHTQDAKAHGYKAGDFSYNTGKLRCPVCDGTGAISLDVQFLPDVEIPCPACHGSRYAREADDVKLIDKHGRTTTLPRLMDCDVHTALDLCKDRKLVRQRLQVLQDLGLGYLTLGEETPSLSGGEAQRLKLASEMERTQSHAVFVFDEPTIGLHPLDVQTLLGVFRTLIDNGATVIVIEHDLDVIRSADYIVDMGPGGGEKGGRVVAAGTPAQIKATPESVTGRFL from the coding sequence ATGCCAACCAAAGAAGCAATCAAGATCCGCGGCGCGCGGGTCCATAACCTGAAAAATATCGACGTCGACATCCCCCTGGGCAAGATCGTCGGCATCGCGGGTGTGTCCGGCTCCGGCAAATCCTCACTGGCACTGGGCGTGCTGTATGCCGAGGGCTCGCGCCGCTACCTGGACGCCCTGTCCACCTACACCCGCCGCCGCATGACCCAGGCCGCCAAGGCCAGCGTGGATGAGGTGCTTTACGTCCCGGCGGCGCTGGCGCTGCACCAGCGGCCCGGCGTGCCGGGCATTCGCAGCACCTTCGGCACTGGCACCGAGCTGCTGAACAGCCTGCGGCTGATGTTCTCCCGCCTGGCGTCCCACCGCTGTCCCAACGGTCACTACCTGCCGCCCAGCCTAGCTGTGGCGGCTGAAAAGCCGCTGATTTGCCCCACCTGCGGGGCCACGGTGTGCGCACCCTCCGCCGAGGAACTGGCATTCAACAGCCAGGGGGCCTGCCGCACCTGCGATGGCACCGGCACCGTGCGCACGGTGGACCTGGCCACGCTGGTACCCGACCCGACGCTGAGCATCGACGATGGCGCAGTCGCCCCCTGGAATTCCCTGATGTGGAGCCTGATGACCGATGTCTGCCGTGCCATGGGCGTGCGCACCGATGTACCCTTCAACCAGTTGACCGACGCCGAGAAAGAAATCGTCTATCACGGCCCGGCGGAGAAAAAACATATTTTTTATAAGGCCAAAAACACCCCCGAAGCCGGTGAACTGGACTTTACCTATTATAATGCGGTCTACACGGTGGAAAACGCGCTGGCCAAGGTCAAGGACGAAAAGGGCATGAAGCGTGTGGAAAAGTTCCTCAAGCAGGAGACCTGCCCGGCTTGCCACGGTACCCGTCTGTCCGAGGCCGCCCGCGCACCCCGTCTGCAGGGTATCTCGCTGGCCGATGCCTGCACGATGCCGCTGGCCGAGCTGACCCAGTGGGTGGACCGCGTGCCCGCCAGCCTGCCCGCGGAAATGCGTCCCATGGCCGAGAGCATCTGCGAGTCCTTCCGCACCGCAGCCCGCCGCCTGATGGACCTGGGGTTGGATTACCTCTCCCTGGACCGCGCCGCGTCCACCCTCTCCACCGGTGAGCGCCAGCGCATGCAGCTGGCCCGCGCGGTCCGCAACCGCACCACCGGCGTGCTCTACGTGCTGGACGAGCCGTCCATCGGCCTGCACCCGGCCAACATCGTGGGCCTGACCGGCGTTATGCACGATCTGGTCGAGGACGGTAACTCGGTGGTACTGGTGGATCACGACACCCAGGTGCTGGCCGAGTCCGATTGGATCATCGAGATGGGCCCCGAAGCCGGTGCGGGCGGTGGTTACGTCATCGCTCAGGGCACTGTGCCCGAAATTGAGCAGGACTCCAAGTCGATAATCGGACCCTTTCTGCGCCCGGCGGCCGCCGCGCTGCCTGCCGGGGCGGGGAAGAGCGACCTCTTTGCCGAGGGCCGCATCCACCTTTCCACCGATGCCATTCACACGGTGCACCCGTTGGAGATAGACATCCCCAAGGGCAGGCTGACCGTCGTCACTGGCGTGTCCGGCTCCGGCAAGACCACGCTGATTCTGGAAAGCCTGGTGCCTGCCCTTGCGGCCAGTACCGCGGGCCGTCCACTGCCGTCCCATGTCAAGGCGGTAACAGCCGAGGGCATCGAGCAGGTCAAGCTCATCGATGCCACGCCCATAGGCATCAACGTGCGATCCACTGTGGCTACCTATGCCAACGTCCACGACGAACTGCGCAAGATTTTTTCCCACACTCAGGACGCCAAGGCCCACGGCTACAAGGCAGGCGATTTCTCCTACAACACGGGCAAACTGCGTTGCCCGGTGTGCGATGGCACCGGCGCCATCAGCCTGGATGTGCAGTTCTTGCCGGATGTGGAGATCCCTTGCCCTGCTTGCCACGGTTCCCGCTATGCCCGCGAGGCCGACGACGTGAAGCTGATCGACAAGCACGGCCGCACTACCACACTGCCCCGGCTGATGGATTGCGACGTGCATACGGCGCTGGATCTGTGCAAGGATAGGAAGCTGGTGCGCCAGCGCCTGCAAGTGCTGCAGGATCTAGGGCTGGGCTACCTGACCCTGGGCGAGGAAACGCCCAGCCTTTCCGGCGGAGAAGCCCAGCGCCTGAAGCTGGCCAGTGAGATGGAGCGCACCCAGTCCCACGCGGTGTTTGTGTTTGACGAGCCGACCATCGGCCTGCACCCGCTGGATGTGCAGACCTTGCTGGGCGTTTTCCGCACACTGATCGACAACGGCGCCACGGTCATCGTCATCGAGCACGACCTCGACGTGATCCGCAGTGCGGATTATATCGTGGATATGGGCCCGGGCGGCGGCGAAAAAGGCGGCCGTGTGGTGGCCGCAGGCACCCCGGCGCAGATCAAAGCCACACCCGAAAGTGTGACAGGACGCTTTTTGTAA
- a CDS encoding DUF2971 domain-containing protein, translating into MDGTEPLPKLLYKYLNVADIEHLIWLHDIIVNHHIYFPKYDNLNDPLEGAAIDIHISGYAGHSIFLLSDVEDPVVASYKESYRILSLSKSPINPQLWAHYGGNYTGICLCFSTEGNFSAAQKVNYFEEKPLRDIDDRDDFDDFRIDELVCESLLMKQSGWSYEEEWRILQKDINEFFTFEPKELVGVIVGHKMPKEIQSIIRGWLPTDVKGMKIWPGVRSFKMKLTDIDYEKDEMTGDGSEVPEIANFEEYLLSK; encoded by the coding sequence ATGGATGGTACCGAACCATTGCCTAAATTGCTGTACAAATACTTAAACGTAGCAGATATTGAACATCTTATTTGGCTACATGACATTATAGTAAATCATCACATATACTTTCCTAAGTATGATAACTTGAATGACCCACTGGAAGGGGCGGCAATCGATATACATATTAGTGGCTATGCCGGGCACAGTATCTTTCTTCTGTCTGATGTGGAAGACCCTGTTGTTGCGTCTTATAAGGAAAGTTACAGAATATTATCGTTGTCAAAGAGCCCAATTAATCCACAACTATGGGCACATTATGGTGGAAACTATACGGGAATTTGCCTTTGCTTTTCTACCGAGGGAAACTTCTCAGCGGCGCAGAAGGTGAATTATTTTGAAGAAAAACCACTTCGTGATATAGATGATCGAGATGACTTCGATGATTTCAGAATAGATGAGCTTGTTTGTGAAAGCCTCTTGATGAAACAAAGCGGTTGGAGCTATGAAGAGGAGTGGCGCATTTTACAAAAAGACATCAATGAATTTTTTACGTTTGAACCCAAAGAGCTTGTAGGTGTAATCGTAGGGCATAAAATGCCAAAGGAAATACAGTCAATTATTAGAGGTTGGCTTCCCACAGATGTGAAAGGAATGAAAATTTGGCCAGGAGTTAGATCGTTTAAAATGAAATTAACCGATATAGATTATGAAAAAGATGAAATGACAGGTGATGGATCAGAAGTACCTGAAATTGCAAATTTTGAAGAATATCTTTTAAGCAAATAG
- the gap gene encoding type I glyceraldehyde-3-phosphate dehydrogenase, producing MAVKVAINGFGRIGRLAFRQMFEADGYEVVAINDLTSPAMLAHLLKYDTAQGSFLGKIGEHKHTVEAGEDYIVVDGKKITIYAIKDAKDCPWGELGIDVVLECTGFYTSKDKAMAHVQAGAKKVVISAPAGKDLKTIVYSVNEKTLTAEDQVISAASCTTNCLAPMADTLNKTFPIVSGIMTTVHAYTGDQMILDGPQRKGDLRRARAGAQNIVPNSTGAAKAIGLVIPELNGKLIGSAQRVPVPTGSTTILVAVVKGKDVTKEAINAAMKAAASESFGYNEDPIVSSDVIGMRYGSLFDATQTMVAKIDDDTYQVQVVSWYDNENSYTSQMVRTIKYFAEL from the coding sequence ATGGCTGTTAAAGTTGCTATCAATGGTTTTGGCCGTATCGGCCGTCTGGCTTTCCGTCAGATGTTTGAGGCTGACGGCTACGAAGTTGTCGCTATCAACGATCTGACCAGCCCCGCTATGCTGGCCCACCTGCTGAAGTATGACACCGCTCAGGGCTCTTTCCTGGGCAAGATCGGTGAGCACAAGCACACCGTCGAGGCTGGCGAGGACTACATCGTCGTCGACGGCAAGAAGATCACCATCTACGCCATTAAAGATGCTAAGGATTGCCCCTGGGGCGAGCTGGGCATCGATGTCGTTCTGGAGTGCACCGGTTTCTACACCAGCAAGGACAAGGCTATGGCTCACGTCCAGGCTGGCGCTAAGAAGGTCGTTATCTCTGCCCCCGCTGGCAAGGATCTGAAGACCATCGTCTACTCCGTCAACGAGAAGACCCTGACCGCTGAGGATCAGGTCATCTCCGCTGCTTCCTGCACCACCAACTGCCTGGCTCCTATGGCCGACACCCTGAACAAGACCTTCCCCATCGTCTCCGGCATCATGACCACCGTTCATGCTTACACCGGCGACCAGATGATCCTGGACGGCCCGCAGCGTAAGGGCGACCTGCGCCGCGCTCGTGCTGGTGCTCAGAACATCGTTCCTAACTCCACCGGCGCTGCCAAGGCCATCGGCCTGGTCATCCCCGAGCTGAACGGCAAGCTGATCGGCTCTGCTCAGCGCGTTCCCGTTCCCACCGGCTCTACCACCATCCTGGTTGCCGTTGTCAAGGGCAAGGACGTCACCAAGGAAGCCATCAACGCTGCTATGAAGGCTGCTGCCTCCGAGAGCTTCGGCTACAACGAGGATCCGATCGTTTCTTCTGACGTTATCGGCATGCGTTACGGCTCTCTGTTCGACGCTACCCAGACCATGGTTGCTAAGATCGACGACGACACCTATCAGGTTCAGGTCGTTTCTTGGTACGACAACGAGAACTCCTACACCTCTCAGATGGTCCGCACCATTAAGTACTTCGCTGAGCTGTAA
- a CDS encoding sugar transferase — MITKREKLQYIYVFLTDLVVLLLSTLLAWLVTDGLLKQLVPYTPSDWVQTICLLMLAFVATFICFDQTENIVTRTSGEEIKLSIKFNVLLALVYSTAMLLTKATMLDSRYFTLAVPLINFALLPIAHGLLKRSLLQIQSQSGLESLVGLITTQDRAELLINELQRDWSKRISGVAILEAPASEIGSTLAGVPVTANYDNFMDWIRQAALDEIYVDIPMDSGESFIPVLEEMESMGLTVHFRLLLLDRIEEHCCGETSAVRFSRILGRCAGGNIVTMGTLELKLRDRVLKRAMDIVGGLVGCIISVPIIAITAIPLKLESPGPLIFKQKRVGLNGRVFYIHKLRSMYMDAEERKKSLMTQNEMNGLMFKMQDDPRITKVGKFIRKTSIDELPQFFDVLRGDMSLVGTRPPTLDEYKQYESHHKRRLSMKPGITGLWQVSGRSNIEDFEEVVRLDVKYIDNWSLWGDIKILFKTVYVVFAGRGAK, encoded by the coding sequence ATGATCACGAAGCGTGAAAAACTACAATATATCTACGTTTTCTTAACGGACCTTGTGGTGCTGCTGCTCAGCACCCTGCTGGCCTGGCTGGTAACGGATGGGCTGTTGAAGCAGCTGGTCCCCTACACCCCCAGCGATTGGGTGCAGACCATCTGCCTGCTGATGCTGGCCTTTGTGGCGACGTTCATCTGTTTTGACCAAACGGAAAACATCGTCACCCGCACCAGCGGCGAGGAAATCAAGCTTTCCATCAAGTTCAATGTGCTGCTGGCGCTGGTCTACTCCACCGCCATGCTGCTGACGAAAGCCACGATGCTGGATTCGCGCTACTTCACGCTGGCGGTGCCGCTTATCAACTTTGCTTTGTTGCCCATCGCCCACGGGCTGCTCAAGCGGTCGTTGCTGCAGATCCAAAGCCAATCCGGCCTGGAAAGCCTGGTGGGGCTTATCACCACCCAGGACCGCGCCGAACTGTTAATTAACGAGTTGCAGAGGGACTGGTCCAAGCGCATCAGCGGCGTGGCGATTCTGGAAGCCCCGGCTTCGGAGATCGGCTCCACGCTGGCCGGTGTTCCGGTGACCGCCAACTACGACAACTTCATGGATTGGATCCGCCAGGCTGCGCTGGATGAGATCTACGTCGACATCCCCATGGACAGCGGCGAATCCTTCATCCCTGTGCTGGAAGAGATGGAGAGCATGGGCCTGACCGTGCATTTCCGCCTGCTGCTGCTGGACCGCATCGAGGAACACTGCTGCGGTGAGACCAGCGCCGTGCGGTTTTCCCGCATTTTGGGCCGCTGCGCCGGAGGCAACATCGTCACGATGGGCACCCTGGAGCTGAAGCTGCGCGACCGTGTGCTGAAGCGTGCGATGGACATTGTCGGCGGTCTGGTGGGCTGCATCATCAGCGTGCCCATCATCGCCATTACGGCTATCCCGCTGAAGCTGGAAAGCCCCGGCCCACTGATCTTTAAGCAGAAGCGCGTCGGTCTGAACGGCCGTGTGTTCTACATCCACAAGCTGCGCAGCATGTATATGGATGCCGAGGAACGCAAAAAGAGCCTGATGACCCAGAACGAAATGAACGGCCTGATGTTTAAAATGCAGGATGACCCCCGCATCACCAAGGTGGGTAAGTTCATCCGCAAGACCAGCATCGACGAGCTGCCGCAGTTCTTTGACGTGCTGCGCGGCGACATGAGTCTGGTTGGTACCCGACCGCCGACGCTGGACGAATATAAGCAGTACGAGAGCCACCACAAGCGCCGCCTGTCCATGAAGCCCGGCATCACCGGCCTGTGGCAGGTCAGCGGCCGCAGCAACATCGAGGATTTTGAGGAAGTTGTCCGCCTGGATGTAAAATACATCGACAACTGGTCCCTGTGGGGGGATATCAAGATCTTGTTTAAGACAGTGTACGTAGTATTTGCCGGCCGCGGCGCAAAGTAA
- a CDS encoding FHA domain-containing protein produces MKSHTYWVSALLVLALALWCTLGVSAEDTTTTASGTAGSFQLEQVYVNAPELDVYFYATDANGESYSPIVVQAQGVEATLGDRKLDTGMIGVAEDPICYIIALDNSTSIDAEDFHKMRTAIWKLAQTKQDKDQIMVYTLAGGAQCALPATNDKAEIFNTLRTIGQSEGAIDLTGTVTMLAADIQTEYQSLAPRKVAFVCTDAAQIMTNLALLGGTLGTDQSNLNMAMYTFICTAAPDQLESTTQMSGGKVIACRHADLAAEMQAKQTKFAQALTLRTEVPDSLTGERQEIFTLSVPKLGSAVKSSTTVYMGFKMEKPQVTKVEPLGRTKLRLTFNQAVNANADRPQYYRVYTNDVWGWYVKIESVQLSEDGRAAVLTTEPLYQGRYNVTLNKVASRMTPANVSARQQSCSFMIARWPRDRAFYMGRFSMPLTIAVVLLGALALNWLVLRRRERVSEQTAEAEHLLAGADSLDGTGALPKRWVTLFWAARGSIAESRWAGIVESSLILGSDAAQCDLCLPDSRIRPQHAVLAVRGEALLVQPLGPDTTVFVNGEKIAGEHCLQNNDTLRLGRTTIRLVL; encoded by the coding sequence GTGAAGAGCCATACATATTGGGTGTCGGCGCTGCTGGTGCTGGCGCTCGCCCTCTGGTGCACCCTAGGCGTCTCGGCCGAGGATACGACCACCACTGCCTCCGGCACGGCGGGCAGCTTCCAGCTGGAGCAGGTCTACGTCAATGCGCCGGAGCTGGACGTCTACTTTTATGCCACCGACGCCAACGGGGAATCTTACAGCCCTATCGTCGTGCAGGCGCAGGGGGTGGAGGCCACCCTTGGTGACCGCAAGCTGGACACCGGCATGATCGGCGTGGCCGAGGACCCTATCTGCTACATCATCGCGCTGGACAACAGTACCTCCATCGACGCCGAGGATTTCCACAAGATGCGCACGGCCATCTGGAAGCTGGCCCAGACCAAGCAGGATAAGGACCAGATCATGGTCTACACGCTGGCGGGCGGCGCACAATGTGCCCTGCCTGCCACCAACGATAAGGCGGAAATTTTTAATACGCTGCGCACCATCGGCCAAAGCGAGGGTGCCATCGATCTGACCGGAACGGTGACCATGCTGGCGGCGGACATCCAGACCGAGTACCAATCCTTAGCGCCCCGCAAGGTGGCGTTTGTCTGCACCGATGCCGCCCAGATCATGACCAATCTGGCCCTGCTGGGCGGCACGCTGGGTACCGACCAGAGCAACTTAAACATGGCAATGTACACTTTCATCTGCACTGCCGCGCCCGACCAGCTGGAATCCACGACCCAAATGTCCGGCGGCAAGGTCATCGCCTGCCGCCACGCCGACCTGGCCGCCGAAATGCAGGCCAAGCAGACAAAGTTTGCCCAGGCTTTGACCCTGCGCACCGAGGTGCCGGACAGCCTGACCGGCGAGCGGCAGGAGATATTTACCCTGTCGGTGCCCAAGTTGGGCAGCGCCGTGAAAAGCAGCACCACCGTGTACATGGGCTTTAAAATGGAGAAGCCCCAGGTCACCAAGGTGGAGCCGCTGGGCCGCACCAAACTGCGCCTGACCTTCAACCAGGCAGTCAATGCCAACGCCGACCGCCCCCAGTATTACCGCGTTTACACCAACGATGTGTGGGGCTGGTACGTCAAAATTGAATCGGTGCAGCTGAGCGAGGACGGACGCGCCGCCGTGCTGACCACCGAACCACTCTATCAGGGCCGCTACAACGTCACCTTAAATAAGGTGGCCAGCCGCATGACACCCGCTAACGTCAGCGCCCGCCAGCAAAGCTGCAGCTTTATGATTGCCCGCTGGCCCCGGGACCGGGCGTTCTACATGGGGCGGTTCAGCATGCCGCTGACCATCGCCGTGGTGCTGCTGGGGGCGCTGGCCCTCAACTGGCTGGTGCTGCGCCGCAGGGAGCGTGTCTCGGAGCAGACCGCCGAAGCGGAGCACCTGCTGGCGGGTGCCGACAGCCTGGACGGCACCGGCGCACTGCCCAAGCGTTGGGTGACACTGTTCTGGGCTGCGCGCGGCTCCATTGCCGAGAGCCGCTGGGCGGGCATTGTGGAAAGCAGCCTGATCTTGGGCAGCGACGCCGCCCAGTGCGACCTCTGCCTGCCGGACAGCCGCATCCGCCCCCAGCACGCCGTGCTGGCCGTGCGGGGCGAAGCCCTGCTGGTGCAGCCCCTTGGCCCTGATACGACGGTGTTTGTCAACGGTGAGAAGATCGCCGGGGAACACTGTTTGCAGAATAACGATACCCTGCGTCTGGGACGCACGACGATACGCCTGGTGCTGTGA
- a CDS encoding ATP-binding cassette domain-containing protein — protein sequence MASEIVFLITEQRNKQRITLPAGSYRFGRSAQCEYVLRRNNVGEVQFVVACTKDGWTVTDSSTECATWYDNRYLNQGETCPLQEGDVLGLNTDGNASTQEITFRVEEIRTAQSGETGLRQEQTDNAVLREVDVRRKKRVLIGRGDDCDIKLVSDRVSRHHCEILYKDGHYELRDLGSTNGTYVDGARVTGTVLRSGAVINVPTQVFAFSGGLLHYHEHKSGISVQLLNVYKTVKNRNTGKPLNIVDGTSFEIEPNSFVVLVGGSGTGKSSLLTCITGTAPCTKGSVRFDGLDTADNRNAFEAVLGYVPQKDIMHDNLTVEQSLTFTAKLRIAHDATRAEINAAVAHAIEAVDLTGREKTLISQLSGGQKKRVSIAMELLANPRLLILDEPTSGLSPDLDRSMMELCRKLSHQNCTVLMVTHNMSNINLCDKIAFLGVGGVLCYYGAPEKLHRYFDVELTSDIFEKLRVPELIEQYRQQYFTTPEFNRLVAAWPEAAQEADKRCSQ from the coding sequence GTGGCAAGTGAGATCGTATTTTTAATTACCGAGCAGCGCAACAAACAGCGCATCACCCTGCCTGCGGGCAGTTACCGCTTTGGCCGCAGTGCTCAGTGTGAATATGTGCTGCGCCGCAACAACGTGGGCGAGGTGCAGTTCGTGGTGGCCTGCACCAAGGACGGCTGGACCGTGACCGATTCCTCCACCGAGTGCGCGACCTGGTACGACAACCGCTACCTGAACCAGGGCGAGACCTGCCCCCTGCAGGAGGGTGACGTGCTGGGCCTGAACACCGACGGCAATGCGTCTACGCAGGAAATCACGTTTAGAGTTGAGGAAATTCGCACAGCCCAAAGCGGCGAGACCGGCCTGCGGCAGGAGCAGACTGACAACGCCGTCCTGCGGGAGGTGGACGTCCGCCGCAAAAAGCGGGTGCTCATCGGCCGTGGCGATGACTGCGACATCAAGCTTGTCAGCGACCGCGTATCCCGCCATCACTGCGAAATTTTGTACAAGGACGGCCACTACGAGCTGCGCGATTTGGGCTCCACCAACGGCACCTATGTGGACGGTGCCCGCGTGACCGGCACAGTGCTGCGCAGCGGTGCGGTCATCAACGTGCCTACGCAGGTATTTGCTTTTTCCGGCGGGCTGCTGCATTACCATGAGCATAAAAGCGGCATCAGCGTGCAGCTGCTCAATGTGTATAAAACCGTCAAAAACCGCAACACCGGCAAGCCGCTGAACATCGTGGACGGCACCAGCTTTGAAATCGAGCCCAACAGCTTTGTGGTGCTGGTGGGCGGCTCCGGCACAGGAAAGTCCAGCCTGCTTACCTGCATCACCGGCACTGCGCCCTGCACCAAGGGCAGCGTGCGGTTCGACGGCCTGGACACCGCCGATAACCGTAACGCTTTTGAGGCCGTGCTGGGCTACGTGCCGCAGAAGGACATCATGCACGATAACCTGACCGTGGAGCAGAGCTTGACCTTTACGGCCAAGCTGCGCATCGCCCACGACGCCACCAGGGCCGAGATCAACGCCGCCGTGGCCCATGCGATTGAAGCTGTGGACCTGACCGGGCGGGAAAAAACGCTGATCTCCCAGCTTTCCGGCGGGCAGAAAAAGCGTGTCTCCATCGCCATGGAACTGCTGGCCAATCCCCGGCTGCTGATTCTGGACGAGCCCACCAGCGGCCTTTCGCCGGACCTTGACCGCAGCATGATGGAGCTGTGCCGCAAGCTCAGCCACCAAAACTGCACGGTGCTGATGGTCACCCACAATATGTCCAACATCAACCTGTGCGATAAAATTGCCTTTTTGGGTGTGGGCGGCGTGCTGTGCTACTACGGCGCACCGGAAAAACTGCACCGCTACTTTGATGTGGAGCTGACCAGCGACATTTTTGAAAAACTGCGGGTGCCCGAGCTCATCGAGCAGTACCGCCAGCAATACTTTACCACGCCGGAGTTCAACCGCCTGGTGGCGGCCTGGCCCGAGGCAGCGCAGGAGGCGGATAAGCGATGCAGCCAATAA
- a CDS encoding ABC transporter permease yields the protein MQPIKLMKFWRQFTVLVQRNLRLILNDKLTMASLILQAPFMVLVIKMVVDPDCFTSNLINIGSRTALFIISAMAAFMGTLNSYREICKEREIILREASVGVSLLAVVLSKAFVLLLIEDVQAAILTFGFVRIVNIPQNHLLLDTDVEIFVSILLMLVASSAIGLLISAIFKSGESAILVVLVLMIGQVVFSGIMFTLTGVAARIAAVVVCRWGMGALGASTDLNSRLAWLKQGFDSPMYDATVANLMHSWQMMGLITVVCLIAAWLVLQISFNRRKA from the coding sequence ATGCAGCCAATAAAATTGATGAAATTCTGGCGCCAGTTCACGGTGCTGGTGCAGCGCAATCTGCGCCTGATCTTAAATGATAAGCTCACGATGGCCAGCCTGATCTTGCAGGCGCCGTTCATGGTGTTGGTCATTAAAATGGTGGTCGACCCGGATTGCTTTACCTCCAACCTTATTAACATCGGCAGCCGCACGGCGCTGTTCATTATCAGCGCCATGGCCGCCTTTATGGGCACGCTGAACTCCTACCGCGAAATTTGTAAGGAGCGGGAGATCATCCTGCGGGAAGCTTCGGTAGGCGTTAGCCTGCTGGCGGTGGTGCTGAGCAAGGCCTTCGTGCTGCTGCTTATCGAGGACGTCCAGGCCGCCATTTTAACCTTCGGTTTTGTGCGCATCGTGAACATCCCGCAGAACCACCTGCTGCTGGATACCGATGTGGAGATTTTTGTCTCGATCCTGCTCATGCTGGTGGCGTCCAGCGCTATCGGCCTGTTGATCTCCGCCATCTTCAAAAGCGGTGAGAGCGCGATTTTGGTCGTGCTGGTGCTGATGATCGGGCAGGTGGTGTTCAGCGGCATTATGTTCACGCTGACCGGGGTGGCCGCCCGGATCGCGGCGGTCGTCGTCTGCCGCTGGGGCATGGGCGCGCTGGGGGCCTCCACCGACCTGAACAGCCGCCTGGCTTGGCTGAAGCAGGGCTTCGACAGCCCTATGTACGATGCCACGGTAGCCAACCTGATGCACTCCTGGCAGATGATGGGGCTTATCACGGTGGTATGCCTCATCGCCGCCTGGCTGGTGCTGCAGATTTCGTTTAACCGGAGGAAAGCATAG
- the cysE gene encoding serine O-acetyltransferase has translation MGLWEDAKNIRDKDPAARNVAEVIILYPGFHVLVTHKIAHFLYNHKCFFLARFVSQLARHLTGIEIHPGAKIGRKLFIDHGMGIVFGETTEIGDNCTIYHGVTLGGTGKDTGKRHPTLGNNVLIGAGTKVLGPVYIGDNVRVGAGSVVLKNLPANCTAVGVPAEVVRMRNEKCCPSDDLDQQDLPDIVNQRISQLEARLSRLEAEHQGEFPPDKK, from the coding sequence ATGGGCCTTTGGGAAGACGCCAAAAATATCCGGGATAAGGACCCCGCCGCGCGCAATGTGGCCGAGGTCATCATTCTGTACCCCGGTTTCCACGTACTGGTTACACATAAGATCGCACATTTTTTGTATAACCACAAGTGTTTCTTTTTGGCGCGGTTCGTCAGCCAGCTGGCCCGGCATTTAACAGGCATCGAGATCCACCCCGGCGCGAAGATCGGCCGCAAGCTGTTTATCGACCACGGCATGGGCATCGTGTTTGGCGAGACCACCGAGATCGGTGACAACTGCACGATCTACCACGGCGTGACCCTGGGCGGCACCGGCAAGGACACCGGCAAGCGCCACCCGACCTTAGGCAATAACGTGCTGATCGGCGCAGGCACCAAGGTGCTGGGGCCTGTATATATCGGCGATAACGTGCGCGTGGGCGCCGGCAGTGTGGTGCTGAAAAACCTGCCCGCCAACTGCACCGCCGTGGGCGTGCCTGCCGAGGTAGTGCGCATGCGCAACGAGAAATGCTGCCCGTCGGACGATCTGGACCAGCAGGATCTGCCGGATATTGTCAACCAGCGCATCTCCCAACTGGAAGCCCGCCTGAGCCGCCTGGAGGCCGAACACCAGGGAGAGTTCCCGCCGGATAAAAAGTAA